TTATGGAGAATACCGTAAAAACCCCCTGGAGTTTGCCGTACGGGCCAAGCTTACCCGCAATATGCGCTCCGCGGCTGGAAGGGAAGATTACATAAGGGTTAAACTGGTAGAAAGTGAGCAGGGAGAATTAAGTGCCGAGCCTATTTTAGGCAAATCAGGCCTCATCGCCACCATGGTAAAAGCCCACGGCCTGGCCATGATCCCGGCCGACAAAGAAGGCGTGGAAGCAGGGGAATATGTGGCGGTGAAACTGTTTTAAAAAGTTGGTTAGAGGTTAGTTTAGGCGTTAGGGGTTAGTTGGTTAGGCGTTAGGAATAACCTTTAAAGCCATTTTGACAGGATTTTGGGCTATTCTCTGGGGTCTTTTTTTCGGCGGGATTAACGGGATTAAATGGGATTTTATTATTGTGCACTACCTTTAGTGAACGGTTCCTAACAAAGTCCTTTTGGCAATTTTTTTTTAAGTTAATATCCAAAGAGCCTTCTATTCCAAATTAATAAATACATTAATCCAAGGCTCGTAAAATTAACAATCCAGCAAATCCTGTAATCCTGTCTGAAAATCTTTAAATCTTTAAACCTTTGACAGGATTACAGGATAAAGAAGGATTAAGGCAATGGGTATTCCTTTAGGGTCTTTTAAATTATCTATTTTTTAAATATCAATTCTAAATCCTGATTTTAGGAATGAATTGGGATTTATACACCTAGAATCTTCTAAGCTGAAGGAAAGATCCCGTCAAATCCCGTTAATCCGTCAAAAGATTTTGGTTTTAGTCTTTAATCATTAATCCTGCAATCCTGTAATCCTGTCTAAAAAAGGTTTTAATCTTTTAATCTTTAAATCCCCTAACCCCTATCGCCTAAAACAAAGGAGGACGCACCTATATGAAACGCGATGTTTACCTGGAGGACAAGCCACTGGAGGAAGCCCTTCAGGGGTACATGGCACACCTTAACGAAACCGGGGCACTAGAGCCGGGGCCGGCGGAAAGCATACCTACGGAAGATGCTGTGGGGCGGGTAACAGCAGTTCCTATATACGCAAGAAACTCTTCTCCACATTATCACGCCTCTGCCATGGACGGAGTAGCGGTTATAGCAGCGGATACCTTCGGTGCATCCGAGGCTGAGCCCAAGGAACTGAAGCTGGGAGACAGGGCGCAAGTGGTGGATACCGGTGACCCCCTGCCGGGTGACTGTGATGCGGTGATAATGATCGAAGACGTACATTTTACCGGCGAAGAAATATTTGAAATAACTTCCGCCGCGGTTCCCTGGCAGCACGTTCGTGTCATTGGTGAGGACGTTGTGGCCACCGAAATGATACTGCCCGCCAATCACCTGCTGCGCCCTGTGGATATCGGTGGAGTGCTGGCCGGGGGGATTCCAGATATTAAAGTTCACCCCAGGCCCAAGGTTGCTCTGCTTCCCACCGGTACCGAACTGGTGCAGCCTGGAGAAGACCTAAAGCCCGGTGACATAGTAGAGTACAATACCAGAGTGCTGGGCTCCATGCTTGCCGGCTGGGGGGCGGAACCAGTAAGGTGGAAAATAACGGAGGATGATTATGAAACGCTCAAAGAGAGGCTCTTGCAGGCCCTACACGAATCCGACATAGTGATCATGAATGCGGGTTCCTCAGCGGGGCGTGAAGACTTTACAGCTGAATTAATCAGGGAATTGGGTACCGTGCTTACACACGGGGTGGCTATCAAGCCCGGCAAGCCGGTGGTACTGGGCGAGGTGCGTGGCAAGCCGGTAATCGGGATTCCGGGGTATCCTGTTTCTGCAGTATTGGCCGCGGATTTGTTCTTAAAGCCCTTAGTTTTTCGGAAACTTGCCTGCAGCCTACCGGAACCGCAAAAAGTGTCCGTGGCGGTTTCCCGGAAAATTGTTTCTTCCATGGGTACTGAAGAATTTGTGCGGATTAAAATGGGGCAGGTGGGAGATAAGATTGTAGCTACTCCTATTTCTCGTGGCGCGGGAGTGATCATGTCTATGGTGCGGGCTGATGGTATGCTCAGAATACCGCGGCTGTCTGAAGGGTACAACGCCGGCGATAACGTAGAAGTAGAACTGCTGCGCCCGCTGGCTGAAGTACGGGAGACAACGGTGGCTATCGGCAGTCATGATATAGCACTTGATGTGCTGGCTAATTTCTTGCGTAAAAATCACCCGGAAGCCACTCTTTCATCAGCCCATGTAGGCAGTTTGGGCGGGCTCACAGCTTTAAAGCGCAAAGAGGCGCACCTGGCAGGCACCCACCTTTTAGATGA
The window above is part of the Bacillota bacterium genome. Proteins encoded here:
- a CDS encoding molybdopterin biosynthesis protein; amino-acid sequence: MKRDVYLEDKPLEEALQGYMAHLNETGALEPGPAESIPTEDAVGRVTAVPIYARNSSPHYHASAMDGVAVIAADTFGASEAEPKELKLGDRAQVVDTGDPLPGDCDAVIMIEDVHFTGEEIFEITSAAVPWQHVRVIGEDVVATEMILPANHLLRPVDIGGVLAGGIPDIKVHPRPKVALLPTGTELVQPGEDLKPGDIVEYNTRVLGSMLAGWGAEPVRWKITEDDYETLKERLLQALHESDIVIMNAGSSAGREDFTAELIRELGTVLTHGVAIKPGKPVVLGEVRGKPVIGIPGYPVSAVLAADLFLKPLVFRKLACSLPEPQKVSVAVSRKIVSSMGTEEFVRIKMGQVGDKIVATPISRGAGVIMSMVRADGMLRIPRLSEGYNAGDNVEVELLRPLAEVRETTVAIGSHDIALDVLANFLRKNHPEATLSSAHVGSLGGLTALKRKEAHLAGTHLLDEETGEYNVSYIERLLKGRPIVLINLVHRQQGLIVAKGNPKNIKGVEDLVRDDIGYINRQRGAGTRILLDFKLKEKNIDPVTIQGYDREDYTHMSVAAAVASGSADAAMGILAAARALDLDFVPVVEERYDLCIPGEYYDTPYIQRLLEVMKMPEFRQEVESLGGYDLRDCGKVMWRG